One Mycolicibacterium sarraceniae genomic window carries:
- a CDS encoding thiolase family protein: MAEAVIVEAVRTPVGKRNGGLSGIHPAELSAQVLNGLVERAGVDPALVDDVIWGCVMQAGEQALDIARTAVLSAGWPESVPGVTVDRQCGSSQQSLHFAVAGVVAGHYDVVVAGGVESMSRTPMGASLANGGNPYGESFKARYTTNPNQGVGAEMIAEQWGFSRTQLDEFSLRSHEKAAAAQDSGAFSDQIVGIKTKDADGNDTVVLEDGGIRRGGTVESMAKIKPAFREDGVIHAGNSSQISDGSAALLIMSAEKAKDLGLKPLAKVHTAVLAGADPVIMLTAPIPATQKALAKSGLTVDQIGAFEVNEAFAPVPMAWLKDIGADEAKLNPNGGAIALGHPLGGSGARILTTLLYHMRDNNIQYGLQTMCEGGGQANATILELL, from the coding sequence ATGGCTGAAGCGGTAATTGTCGAAGCTGTGCGTACGCCGGTCGGCAAGCGTAATGGTGGACTGTCCGGTATCCACCCGGCGGAGCTGTCTGCTCAGGTCCTCAACGGCCTGGTGGAGCGCGCCGGCGTCGACCCCGCGCTCGTGGACGATGTGATCTGGGGTTGTGTCATGCAGGCCGGTGAGCAGGCGCTCGACATTGCCCGCACCGCGGTGCTGTCCGCCGGCTGGCCTGAGAGCGTCCCGGGCGTGACCGTGGACCGCCAGTGCGGTTCCAGCCAGCAGTCACTGCACTTCGCGGTGGCAGGCGTTGTCGCGGGCCACTATGACGTCGTCGTCGCCGGCGGTGTCGAGTCGATGTCACGCACCCCGATGGGCGCCTCGCTGGCCAACGGCGGCAACCCTTACGGAGAGTCGTTCAAGGCCCGCTACACCACAAACCCGAACCAGGGTGTCGGCGCCGAGATGATCGCTGAGCAGTGGGGCTTCAGTCGCACCCAGCTCGACGAGTTTTCGCTGCGTTCGCATGAGAAGGCCGCGGCCGCCCAGGATTCCGGCGCATTCTCCGATCAGATCGTCGGCATCAAGACCAAGGACGCCGATGGCAACGACACCGTGGTGCTCGAAGACGGCGGCATCCGCCGCGGCGGCACTGTGGAGTCGATGGCCAAGATCAAGCCGGCTTTCCGCGAAGACGGTGTGATCCACGCCGGCAACTCCAGCCAGATCTCCGACGGCTCGGCCGCGCTGCTGATCATGTCGGCGGAGAAGGCCAAGGACCTGGGCCTCAAGCCGCTGGCGAAGGTGCATACCGCCGTGCTCGCCGGCGCCGACCCGGTCATCATGCTGACCGCGCCGATCCCGGCCACTCAGAAGGCGTTGGCCAAGTCCGGCCTGACGGTCGACCAGATCGGTGCTTTCGAGGTCAACGAGGCCTTCGCCCCGGTCCCAATGGCGTGGCTCAAGGACATTGGAGCCGACGAGGCCAAGCTCAACCCCAATGGCGGCGCGATCGCGCTGGGCCACCCGCTCGGCGGCTCAGGTGCCCGGATTCTGACCACGCTGCTGTATCACATGCGGGACAACAACATCCAGTACGGTCTGCAGACCATGTGTGAAGGCGGCGGCCAGGCCAATGCCACCATCCTCGAGCTGCTGTAG